From the genome of Vicia villosa cultivar HV-30 ecotype Madison, WI linkage group LG2, Vvil1.0, whole genome shotgun sequence, one region includes:
- the LOC131652726 gene encoding ADP-ribosylation factor 1: MGLTFTKLFSRLFAKKEMRILMVGLDAAGKTTILYKLKLGEIVTTIPTIGFNVETVEYKNISFTVWDVGGQDKIRPLWRHYFQNTQGLIFVVDSNDRDRVVEARDELHRMLNEDELRDAVLLVFANKQDLPNAMNAAEITDKLGLHSLRQRHWYIQSTCATSGEGLYEGLDWLSNNIASKA, from the exons ATGGGGTTAACGTTCACGAAGCTGTTCAGTAGGTTATTCGCGAAGAAGGAAATGAGGATTTTGATGGTTGGTCTCGATGCGGCTGGTAAGACAACTATTTTGTATAAACTCAAGCTTGGAGAAATCGTCACTACCATCCCAACCATTG GATTTAATGTTGAAACCGTGGAGTACAAGAACATCAGCTTCACCGTGTGGGATGTCGGGGGTCAGGACAAG ATCCGCCCATTGTGGAGGCACTACTTCCAGAACACTCAGGGTCTTATTTTTGTGGTTGATAGCAATGATAGAGACCGAGTGGTTGAGGCAAGGGATGAGTTGCACAGGATGTTGAATGAG GACGAACTTAGAGATGCTGTTTTGCTTGTTTTCGCCAACAAACAAGATCTTCCCAATGCAATGAATGCTGCGGAAATAACGGACAAGCTTGGTCTTCATTCACTCCGTCAACGCCACTG GTATATTCAGAGCACCTGTGCAACTTCTGGAGAGGGTCTATACGAGGGTTTGGACTGGCTTTCTAACAACATTGCAAGCAAG gCATAA